From a region of the Nonlabens dokdonensis DSW-6 genome:
- a CDS encoding TAT-variant-translocated molybdopterin oxidoreductase, with the protein MATTKKYWKSTAQLDDSNRIVKDLEQNEFVSSIPTDEFLGNDQAMEESNTTRRDFLKYVGFSTAAASLAACEGPVIYSVPYVNQPEQIIPGMANYYATTIANGYDYASVLVKTREGRPIKIESNRDAAFRGDANARAHASVLSLYDNNRLKAPLVKGKESTWEELDKQVASQLASLNGKELVILAQTYTSPSFNRIAEQLKARYTNVRVVTYDTVSEDASLNAFESKYGVRGLADYDFTDAETIVSVGADFVGDWQGGGFDKGYSSSRVPKNGKMSHHVQYESNMTLSGANADKRYPITPTEQKHILAALYSKIVGGSASVKLSDKVAKSVEQTAISLKRAGSKGVLLCGIPDQGAQQLTLAINEALSSTIVDTKAPILTRQGDRAGFDKLVGDMNNGSVGAIFIAGVDPIYSYSNSDAFAKALQKVALKVSFASSLNATAEKCDYVATTPHFLESWGDTEIKKGHVFLTQPTIRPIFKTRQLQETLLKWSGSSQTYKDFLKETAAASGASWNKSLQDGFYHTSSVEENSTDMNVEGQSNTAALNAMANAKKPSGFELTLYTKTGLGDGTMANNPWLQELPDPITRTTWDNYVTISQADAESLGVVNENVANGALDGSYVVVTMDGVERKLPALIQPGQAVGTIGIALGYGQTAAIQEEMQTGVNAYPFYKNGSSIQSVSIKDAGGNHEFACTQLQNTMMGRDIIRETDLATYRTGDKDKFNPVPEVSLNHIETPVTSPDVDLWDSFDRSVGHHFNMSIDLNACTGCGACVIACHAENNVPVVGKMEVRKSRDMHWLRIDRYYSSEDSFEADEAKKDGFDGLFGDNGSLGGFGELENPADNPQVAFQPIMCQHCNHAPCETVCPVAASSHGRQGQNHMAYNRCVGTRYCANNCPYKVRRFNWFLYNGNDEFDYHMNNDLGRMVINPDVTVRSRGVMEKCSMCIQMTQMTILEAKKDGRMIKDGEFATACSNACSNGAIKFGDINDKDSEIFKVKQQDRMYHLLEEVGTEPNVMYQVKVRNV; encoded by the coding sequence ATGGCTACTACTAAGAAATACTGGAAAAGCACTGCTCAGCTAGATGATAGCAATCGGATCGTTAAAGATTTAGAGCAAAATGAGTTTGTTAGCTCTATTCCTACAGATGAGTTTTTAGGGAATGATCAAGCGATGGAGGAGTCAAACACTACTCGTAGAGATTTCTTGAAATACGTTGGTTTTAGTACCGCAGCAGCTTCGCTTGCGGCGTGCGAAGGACCGGTGATTTATTCGGTTCCTTATGTGAACCAACCAGAACAGATTATACCTGGGATGGCTAACTATTATGCAACGACTATTGCAAATGGTTATGACTATGCTAGTGTTTTAGTTAAAACGAGAGAAGGTAGGCCCATTAAAATTGAAAGTAACAGAGATGCTGCTTTCAGAGGTGATGCAAATGCTCGCGCTCACGCTTCTGTTTTGTCTTTATACGATAATAATCGTTTAAAAGCACCTCTTGTAAAAGGTAAAGAGTCTACTTGGGAAGAATTAGATAAACAAGTTGCTTCTCAGTTAGCATCGCTTAACGGTAAAGAGTTAGTGATTTTAGCTCAAACATATACAAGTCCTTCTTTTAATAGGATTGCTGAGCAATTAAAGGCTAGATATACTAATGTAAGAGTGGTAACCTACGACACTGTCAGTGAAGACGCTTCTCTTAACGCATTTGAATCAAAGTATGGTGTTCGTGGTCTAGCAGATTATGATTTTACAGACGCTGAAACTATAGTAAGTGTAGGTGCTGACTTTGTAGGTGACTGGCAGGGTGGAGGATTTGATAAAGGTTATTCTTCTTCTAGAGTTCCTAAGAATGGTAAAATGTCGCACCATGTTCAGTACGAGTCTAATATGACTTTATCTGGTGCAAACGCTGATAAAAGATACCCTATAACTCCTACGGAGCAGAAACATATTCTTGCTGCTCTTTATAGTAAAATAGTAGGTGGTTCAGCGAGTGTGAAGTTGTCTGACAAGGTGGCAAAATCTGTTGAACAAACTGCAATTAGTTTAAAAAGAGCTGGTTCAAAAGGTGTGTTGCTTTGCGGCATTCCAGATCAAGGTGCTCAACAATTAACTCTTGCTATTAATGAAGCTTTATCTTCAACTATAGTTGATACTAAAGCTCCGATTTTAACACGTCAGGGTGACCGTGCTGGTTTTGACAAACTAGTAGGTGATATGAACAATGGTAGTGTAGGTGCTATATTTATCGCAGGCGTTGATCCTATATATAGTTATAGTAATAGTGACGCTTTCGCGAAAGCGTTACAAAAAGTAGCACTTAAAGTTTCTTTTGCAAGCTCGTTAAATGCGACAGCTGAGAAATGTGATTATGTTGCTACAACTCCTCACTTCTTAGAGTCATGGGGTGATACAGAAATTAAGAAAGGTCATGTGTTTTTAACACAGCCTACTATAAGACCGATATTCAAGACACGTCAGTTACAAGAAACCTTGTTGAAGTGGTCAGGTAGTTCTCAAACATATAAAGATTTCCTTAAGGAAACAGCTGCTGCTTCAGGAGCTTCTTGGAACAAGTCTTTACAAGATGGTTTCTATCATACATCTTCAGTAGAAGAAAATTCTACTGACATGAATGTGGAAGGGCAAAGCAATACTGCTGCGCTAAATGCAATGGCAAATGCTAAAAAACCTTCAGGTTTTGAATTGACATTATACACGAAGACAGGTTTAGGTGATGGAACTATGGCAAACAATCCTTGGTTACAAGAATTGCCTGATCCTATTACTAGAACGACTTGGGATAATTATGTAACTATTTCTCAAGCTGACGCAGAGTCTCTAGGAGTTGTTAATGAAAACGTAGCAAACGGTGCTTTGGATGGTTCGTATGTTGTGGTAACAATGGATGGTGTGGAGCGTAAGTTACCAGCATTAATCCAGCCAGGACAAGCCGTTGGAACAATTGGTATTGCATTAGGATACGGTCAAACGGCTGCTATCCAAGAAGAGATGCAAACCGGTGTTAATGCATATCCATTCTACAAAAATGGTAGCTCTATTCAATCAGTTTCTATAAAAGATGCTGGAGGTAATCATGAGTTTGCCTGTACACAATTACAAAATACAATGATGGGTCGCGATATTATTCGTGAAACTGATTTGGCTACATATAGAACTGGAGATAAGGATAAGTTTAATCCAGTTCCTGAGGTTTCTTTAAATCACATAGAAACTCCGGTGACTTCACCAGATGTCGATCTTTGGGATAGTTTTGATAGATCGGTAGGTCATCATTTTAATATGTCTATAGATCTTAATGCATGTACTGGTTGTGGCGCTTGTGTTATAGCTTGTCATGCAGAGAACAATGTTCCTGTAGTAGGAAAAATGGAAGTGAGAAAATCTCGTGATATGCACTGGTTGCGTATCGATAGATATTACTCTTCTGAAGATAGTTTTGAAGCTGATGAGGCTAAAAAAGATGGTTTCGATGGTTTATTTGGAGATAATGGCTCATTAGGAGGTTTTGGTGAGTTGGAAAACCCAGCAGATAATCCACAAGTTGCTTTCCAGCCTATAATGTGTCAGCACTGTAATCATGCGCCTTGTGAGACAGTATGTCCTGTGGCAGCTTCTTCACACGGTCGTCAAGGTCAAAACCATATGGCTTATAACCGTTGTGTAGGTACTCGTTACTGTGCAAACAACTGTCCTTATAAAGTTCGTCGTTTCAACTGGTTCTTATATAACGGAAACGATGAATTTGACTACCACATGAATAACGACTTAGGTAGAATGGTAATCAATCCAGATGTAACTGTAAGATCTCGTGGTGTGATGGAAAAATGTTCTATGTGTATTCAAATGACACAAATGACAATTCTTGAAGCTAAGAAAGACGGTCGTATGATTAAAGATGGTGAGTTTGCGACAGCATGTTCAAATGCATGTTCAAACGGCGCCATTAAATTCGGAGATATTAACGATAAGGACTCTGAAATATTTAAAGTAAAACAACAAGACCGTATGTATCACCTATTAGAGGAAGTGGGAACTGAGCCTAATGTGATGTATCAGGTTAAAGTGAGAAACGTATAA
- a CDS encoding cytochrome c oxidase subunit I: MGQAISVTADHGHDEEHHHHKETFVTKYIFSQDHKMIAKQYLITGLIMGAIGIAMSVLMRMQLANPGEPNLIFEALLGKWAPDGVMDPNMYLALVTIHGTIMVFFVLTAGLSGTFSNFLIPLQIGARDMASGFLNMVSYWLFFISAAIMIGSLFVELGPAAAGWTIYPPLSALPEAMGGSGLGMTLWLVSMAIFIASSLLGSLNYIVTVINLRTKGMSMTRLPLTIWAFFVTAIIGVVSFPVLLSAALLLIMDRSFGTSFFLSDIYIKGEVLAHQGGSPVLFEHLFWFLGHPEVYIVLLPALGITSEVIATNSRKPIFGYRAMIASILAIAFLSTIVWGHHMFISGMNPFLGSVFTFTTLLIAIPSAVKAFNYITTLWKGNLQMNPGMLFSIGLVSTFITGGLTGIILGDSTLDINVHDTYFVVAHFHLVMGISALYGLFAGVYHWFPKMFNRMMNKNLGYVHFWLTAIGAYGVFFPMHFVGMAGLPRRYYTNTNFPYFDDLADTNKLITYFAIATALAQLFFVYNFVKSIFYGKKAPANPWKSNTLEWTTGDKHIHGNWDGPIPSVYRWPYDYSKVNEDGEYVIAGQDYAPQHIPLQDGEEELNH, encoded by the coding sequence ATGGGACAAGCTATCTCTGTTACTGCAGATCACGGACATGATGAGGAACACCACCATCATAAAGAAACTTTCGTAACTAAATATATTTTCTCTCAAGATCATAAGATGATTGCTAAGCAATATCTTATTACTGGTCTTATAATGGGTGCTATAGGCATTGCTATGTCAGTGCTTATGAGAATGCAGTTGGCTAACCCTGGAGAGCCGAATTTGATTTTTGAAGCCCTATTAGGGAAATGGGCTCCAGACGGAGTTATGGATCCTAATATGTATTTAGCCTTAGTTACCATTCATGGTACTATTATGGTTTTCTTTGTATTAACAGCTGGGTTGAGTGGTACTTTTTCTAACTTTTTGATTCCTTTACAAATTGGTGCTCGAGATATGGCCTCAGGATTCCTTAATATGGTTTCTTATTGGTTATTCTTTATCTCAGCTGCAATAATGATTGGATCTTTATTTGTTGAGTTAGGACCAGCTGCTGCTGGGTGGACCATTTATCCTCCATTAAGTGCTTTACCTGAAGCGATGGGTGGATCTGGATTAGGTATGACCTTATGGTTAGTTTCTATGGCCATATTTATTGCTTCGTCTCTATTAGGTTCTCTTAACTATATCGTTACGGTAATCAACTTAAGAACTAAAGGTATGTCTATGACTAGATTGCCTTTGACTATCTGGGCTTTCTTCGTTACTGCAATTATTGGTGTGGTTTCATTTCCAGTTTTATTATCGGCTGCGCTTCTTTTAATAATGGATCGTAGTTTTGGAACCTCATTTTTCTTGTCAGACATTTACATTAAAGGTGAAGTGTTAGCTCACCAAGGTGGTTCTCCCGTATTATTTGAGCACCTATTTTGGTTCTTAGGTCACCCAGAAGTTTATATTGTATTACTTCCAGCATTAGGTATTACTTCTGAAGTTATAGCAACTAATTCACGTAAACCTATTTTTGGTTATCGTGCGATGATTGCATCGATATTAGCAATTGCTTTCTTATCGACTATTGTATGGGGTCACCACATGTTTATTTCAGGTATGAATCCATTCTTAGGATCTGTATTTACATTTACTACATTATTAATTGCGATTCCATCAGCGGTAAAAGCATTTAACTATATAACCACATTATGGAAAGGTAACCTACAGATGAATCCTGGAATGCTCTTTTCCATCGGTCTCGTATCGACATTTATTACAGGTGGTTTAACAGGTATCATTTTAGGTGATAGTACTTTGGACATCAATGTACATGATACGTACTTTGTTGTTGCTCACTTTCACTTGGTAATGGGTATATCTGCTCTATATGGACTGTTTGCTGGTGTGTACCACTGGTTCCCTAAGATGTTTAATCGTATGATGAATAAGAATTTAGGTTATGTACATTTCTGGTTAACTGCAATCGGTGCTTATGGAGTATTTTTCCCAATGCACTTCGTAGGTATGGCTGGTTTACCTAGACGTTATTATACCAATACGAACTTCCCATATTTTGATGATCTTGCAGATACTAATAAATTGATTACATACTTTGCTATTGCAACAGCCTTGGCTCAGTTGTTCTTTGTTTATAATTTTGTAAAGTCTATTTTCTACGGGAAGAAAGCTCCTGCAAATCCATGGAAATCTAATACGTTAGAATGGACAACTGGTGATAAACACATTCACGGTAACTGGGATGGACCTATTCCTTCAGTTTACAGATGGCCTTATGATTATAGTAAAGTAAACGAAGATGGTGAATATGTAATTGCAGGGCAAGATTATGCTCCACAGCATATACCTCTTCAGGATGGAGAAGAAGAATTGAATCACTAG
- a CDS encoding peroxiredoxin-like family protein, producing the protein MKPRQKAPNLELNLINDTQWSLHKQEADSFTLLIFYRGLHCPVCKKQLESVKNHLADLTERGIHVIGISMDTEKRAKKAGEEWDIDELPIGYELSREKAEEWGLYFSEGISDKEPELFSEPGMFLVNADDTLYFSSIQTMPFARPSIEDVIKAVDFIKDKDYPARGEA; encoded by the coding sequence ATGAAACCAAGACAGAAAGCACCCAACTTAGAGCTCAATTTGATCAACGACACGCAATGGTCATTACACAAACAGGAGGCAGATTCCTTTACTTTATTGATATTTTATCGAGGCTTACATTGTCCGGTATGTAAAAAGCAATTAGAATCTGTAAAAAATCATTTAGCCGATCTAACTGAAAGAGGCATTCATGTTATAGGAATAAGCATGGATACAGAAAAGAGGGCTAAAAAGGCTGGAGAAGAATGGGACATAGATGAGTTACCGATAGGTTATGAATTGAGCAGAGAAAAAGCAGAAGAATGGGGACTATATTTCTCTGAAGGAATTAGTGACAAAGAACCAGAGTTATTTTCAGAACCAGGGATGTTTCTAGTGAATGCAGACGATACATTATATTTTTCTTCAATTCAAACGATGCCATTTGCCAGGCCTAGTATAGAAGATGTGATTAAGGCGGTAGACTTTATTAAAGATAAAGATTATCCTGCACGAGGAGAAGCATAG
- the nrfD gene encoding NrfD/PsrC family molybdoenzyme membrane anchor subunit — MAHYEASIRRPLVTGDKTYSDVTRDIVAPVEGVANKQWWIVFTIALIAFLYGLGCITYTISTGIGVWGLNKTIGWAWDITNFVWWVGIGHAGTLISAVLLLFRQKWRMAINRSAEAMTIFSVIQAGLFPIIHMGRPWLAYWVLPIPNQFGSLWVNFNSPLLWDVFAISTYLSVSLVFWWTGLLPDFAMIRDRAITPFNKKIYGILSFGWSGRAKDWQRFEEVSLVLAGLATPLVLSVHTIVSFDFATSVIPGWHTTIFPPYFVAGAIFSGFAMVNTLLIIMRKVVSLENYITIQHIELMNIVIMITGSIVGVAYITELFVAWYSGVEYEQYAFLNRATGPYWWAYWAMMTCNVFSPQFMWFKKLRTSIMFSFAISIVVNIGMWFERFVIIVTSLHRDYLPSSWTMFSPTFVDIGIFIGTIGFFFVLFLLYSRTFPVIAQAEVKSILKTSGSKYKKLREDKMTSNAAGASSGDPIAHPNE; from the coding sequence ATGGCTCATTATGAAGCGTCCATAAGAAGACCTCTCGTTACTGGAGATAAAACATATTCTGATGTAACAAGAGACATTGTAGCGCCAGTAGAAGGTGTTGCAAATAAGCAATGGTGGATTGTGTTTACAATCGCCCTTATTGCCTTTCTTTATGGATTAGGATGTATTACATATACAATTTCGACTGGTATCGGAGTTTGGGGATTGAACAAAACCATTGGATGGGCTTGGGATATTACAAACTTTGTTTGGTGGGTAGGTATTGGTCACGCAGGAACATTAATTTCTGCAGTACTGTTATTATTCCGTCAAAAATGGAGAATGGCGATCAACCGTTCTGCAGAGGCGATGACTATTTTCTCGGTTATTCAAGCAGGTTTATTCCCTATTATTCACATGGGACGTCCTTGGTTAGCTTACTGGGTTTTGCCTATTCCTAATCAGTTTGGTTCTTTGTGGGTTAACTTTAACTCACCATTACTCTGGGACGTATTTGCAATTTCGACTTACCTATCGGTTTCATTAGTATTCTGGTGGACTGGTTTGCTTCCAGATTTTGCCATGATACGTGATAGAGCTATAACTCCATTTAACAAGAAGATTTACGGTATTTTATCTTTTGGATGGTCTGGTCGCGCAAAGGACTGGCAACGTTTTGAAGAGGTTTCCTTGGTTCTTGCAGGACTAGCAACACCGTTAGTACTTTCTGTACACACGATTGTATCCTTTGACTTTGCAACTTCTGTTATTCCGGGATGGCATACGACGATTTTCCCTCCTTATTTCGTAGCAGGAGCAATCTTCTCTGGTTTTGCGATGGTAAACACGCTTCTTATTATTATGAGAAAGGTTGTGAGTCTTGAAAACTATATTACTATTCAGCATATTGAGCTGATGAATATCGTAATCATGATTACAGGTTCCATAGTTGGTGTGGCTTATATCACAGAGCTTTTTGTAGCTTGGTATTCTGGAGTAGAATATGAACAATATGCATTTTTAAATCGTGCTACTGGACCTTATTGGTGGGCTTACTGGGCGATGATGACCTGTAATGTTTTCTCACCACAATTTATGTGGTTCAAAAAACTTAGAACTAGTATCATGTTCTCTTTTGCAATTTCGATTGTAGTAAATATCGGAATGTGGTTTGAGCGTTTTGTAATTATTGTAACATCTTTACATAGAGATTACCTTCCATCTTCATGGACAATGTTTTCACCTACTTTTGTTGACATTGGAATTTTCATCGGTACGATAGGTTTCTTCTTTGTATTATTCTTATTATATTCTAGAACTTTCCCTGTAATTGCTCAGGCAGAAGTGAAGTCTATCTTAAAGACTAGTGGAAGTAAGTACAAGAAATTGAGAGAGGATAAGATGACGTCTAACGCTGCTGGAGCTTCATCTGGAGATCCTATTGCACACCCTAACGAGTAG
- a CDS encoding cytochrome c oxidase subunit II: MTAFLIIFIAALFAISIWQISKIVSLGKAPEPDTDAVEVANDGDNKRQGQYMLIFGIGLYILMIYCFIAYNDYFLPDAASAHGGEYDDLLLLTTVVIMIVQVLTQGLLHYFSYKYHGRKGQKALFYADNDRLEFIWTAIPVVVLAGLILWGLFSWNDIMDANTDDDPLIVEVYAYQFGWKVRYSGADNTLGDANVRFIEGVNQLGIDPTDADGMDDMVGTELHLPVNRPVLFKFRSQDVLHSAYMPHFRAQMNVVPGMVTQFKFTPTVTSEDYKSTEFMTEKVRKINEIRRQKSEELVESGDVALDPYEFEYYLLCNKICGASHYNMQMKIVVESEEDYNKWLETQTTFETTLANAEN; this comes from the coding sequence ATGACAGCATTTCTAATCATATTTATAGCAGCTTTATTTGCAATTTCAATTTGGCAAATTTCTAAAATAGTATCTCTAGGTAAGGCTCCAGAGCCTGATACCGATGCTGTTGAAGTAGCTAACGATGGAGACAACAAAAGACAAGGTCAGTATATGTTGATCTTCGGTATAGGTCTTTATATTTTAATGATCTATTGTTTCATAGCCTACAACGATTATTTCTTACCAGATGCGGCATCTGCGCACGGTGGTGAGTATGACGATCTACTGTTACTTACTACAGTAGTAATCATGATTGTTCAAGTTTTGACGCAAGGTTTGTTACATTATTTTTCTTACAAATATCATGGTCGTAAAGGTCAAAAAGCATTGTTTTATGCAGATAATGATCGACTTGAATTTATCTGGACGGCAATACCTGTTGTGGTTTTGGCTGGTTTGATTCTATGGGGACTTTTCTCATGGAATGATATAATGGATGCCAATACAGATGATGATCCATTAATTGTAGAGGTTTATGCGTACCAGTTTGGGTGGAAAGTTCGTTACAGTGGTGCAGATAATACCTTAGGTGACGCTAATGTTCGATTTATTGAAGGTGTTAATCAATTAGGTATAGATCCTACGGATGCAGACGGAATGGATGATATGGTAGGCACTGAACTGCATCTTCCTGTTAATCGACCGGTCTTGTTTAAATTTAGAAGTCAGGACGTTCTTCACTCTGCTTATATGCCTCATTTTAGAGCGCAAATGAATGTTGTGCCTGGAATGGTGACACAATTTAAGTTCACACCTACCGTAACCTCAGAGGATTACAAGTCAACTGAATTTATGACTGAAAAAGTTCGTAAGATTAATGAAATACGACGACAAAAAAGTGAGGAGCTAGTTGAAAGCGGAGATGTGGCTTTAGATCCATATGAATTTGAATACTATCTTCTTTGTAATAAAATATGTGGAGCTTCTCACTACAATATGCAAATGAAAATTGTGGTAGAAAGTGAAGAAGACTACAACAAGTGGTTAGAAACACAAACAACATTTGAAACAACTTTAGCTAACGCTGAAAATTAG
- a CDS encoding c-type cytochrome yields MINRRLHFSAGQFLLAFLFVTLSSIAVYGQDATTSDGVPAAPVEASSGGDAALGEALFKANCASCHKLYKKAVGPALFQVSQKYEREWLYKWIKNSAKLIASGDAQAVAVYNEYGQQNMNSFEQLSNVDIDNILAYTDTEKPAPVVAAAGAEGGAVAGSGDNTMTNNIILGALAIVLLLLVVLLVVVNKTLKRFADANGIQTEFEIEEERTPIWKAFVQNQFLVLVSSIFLLLASAYFAYGALMSVGVDQGYAPLQPIHYSHRIHAGTSQIDCKYCHSSARESKHSGIPSLNVCMNCHKSIGEVAQSTYQEGMEEYGIDYNKEIQKLYAATGWDSDEQKFVGEEKPVRWVRIHNLPDLAYFNHAQHVTAGNIACQTCHGPVEEMEIMYQYSPLTMGWCINCHRETNVDLQGNGYYEQIHKELSEARGGRQLTIADLGGLECGKCHY; encoded by the coding sequence ATGATAAATAGGAGATTACATTTTTCCGCAGGGCAATTTTTGCTAGCCTTCTTGTTCGTAACGCTATCGTCAATAGCAGTTTACGGTCAAGATGCTACCACCTCAGATGGTGTGCCAGCGGCACCTGTAGAAGCAAGTAGTGGCGGCGATGCCGCGTTAGGAGAAGCTCTTTTTAAAGCAAATTGTGCTTCATGTCACAAGCTTTATAAAAAAGCTGTTGGTCCTGCACTTTTTCAAGTAAGTCAAAAGTACGAACGTGAATGGTTGTACAAATGGATTAAAAACTCAGCTAAGCTAATTGCATCTGGCGATGCTCAAGCTGTTGCAGTTTATAATGAGTATGGTCAGCAAAACATGAACTCTTTTGAACAGTTAAGCAATGTTGATATTGATAATATACTTGCTTACACTGATACTGAAAAGCCTGCACCGGTTGTTGCCGCGGCAGGAGCTGAAGGTGGAGCGGTTGCCGGTTCTGGCGATAATACTATGACTAATAATATAATCCTTGGAGCTCTTGCGATTGTTCTTCTTTTACTTGTAGTGTTACTTGTAGTTGTGAACAAGACATTAAAAAGATTTGCAGACGCAAATGGGATTCAAACAGAATTTGAAATTGAAGAAGAGCGCACTCCTATCTGGAAAGCTTTTGTTCAGAATCAATTTTTAGTTCTTGTTTCTTCTATCTTTTTATTGTTGGCAAGTGCTTATTTTGCGTACGGTGCTCTTATGAGTGTAGGTGTTGATCAAGGTTATGCACCTTTACAACCTATTCACTATTCTCACAGAATTCATGCTGGTACTAGTCAAATAGACTGTAAATATTGTCACTCTAGTGCTAGAGAGTCTAAACACTCTGGTATTCCTTCACTTAATGTTTGTATGAACTGTCACAAGTCTATTGGAGAAGTGGCTCAGTCTACTTATCAAGAAGGTATGGAAGAGTATGGTATAGATTACAATAAAGAGATTCAAAAATTATATGCTGCTACTGGTTGGGATAGTGACGAGCAGAAATTTGTTGGTGAGGAAAAGCCAGTTAGATGGGTGCGTATTCATAATTTGCCAGATCTAGCTTACTTTAACCATGCACAACACGTTACTGCTGGTAATATAGCATGTCAGACTTGCCACGGTCCTGTCGAGGAAATGGAGATCATGTATCAATATTCTCCATTAACTATGGGCTGGTGTATCAATTGTCACCGTGAAACTAATGTAGATTTACAAGGCAATGGTTATTATGAACAAATTCACAAAGAACTTTCTGAAGCTCGTGGTGGTCGTCAATTGACTATTGCAGACTTAGGAGGACTTGAATGTGGTAAATGCCACTACTAA
- a CDS encoding DUF3341 domain-containing protein, protein MSTKIIHAFYTDDDVLLSAVKQVREKRYHIEEVFTPFPVHGLEKAMGIADTRLAINAFLYGIVGLCVATAMMNYIMIEDWPQDIGGKPSFSYLENMPAFVPIMFELTVFFAAHLMVITFYMRSRLWPFKKAENPDVRTTDDHFLMEVDTHGADIDEATKFLYDTGAVEIKLIDKEEH, encoded by the coding sequence ATGTCAACAAAAATTATACATGCTTTTTATACTGATGATGATGTTTTGCTAAGTGCAGTGAAACAAGTTAGAGAAAAGCGCTATCATATAGAAGAGGTATTTACGCCATTTCCAGTACACGGTCTTGAAAAAGCTATGGGAATTGCAGACACTCGTCTTGCCATCAACGCGTTCCTTTATGGAATAGTTGGTCTTTGTGTTGCAACTGCTATGATGAATTACATTATGATTGAGGATTGGCCTCAGGATATAGGTGGTAAGCCTAGTTTTTCTTATTTAGAAAACATGCCGGCTTTTGTACCTATTATGTTTGAGCTTACCGTATTTTTTGCAGCTCACTTGATGGTTATTACTTTCTATATGAGGAGTAGATTATGGCCATTTAAAAAAGCCGAAAACCCTGATGTGCGTACTACAGATGATCACTTTTTAATGGAAGTAGATACTCATGGAGCTGATATCGATGAAGCGACTAAGTTTCTTTATGATACTGGTGCAGTAGAAATCAAATTAATTGACAAAGAAGAACACTAA
- a CDS encoding c-type cytochrome: MRRYFKLFLYTFATVLLVSCGSDNTADTASNRSVQYFPNMYESVGYETYQEGDIFPDNVEAQKPVEGSVSRGWLPYDYEDNNEGYASAKANLQNPLPYTEENLTNGEALYNIYCAICHGNKGNGQGHLMKTEKILGVPSYDAREITQGSIYHVMYYGINYMGSYASQTSEEERWQIAHHVDALTRELKGEPAREYETAHAMNSNVDHNDSMDHTSEDDHNSESHQTDADSTENEPTTDGN, encoded by the coding sequence ATGAGAAGATATTTTAAATTGTTCTTATACACATTTGCCACAGTACTTTTAGTTTCTTGTGGTTCGGATAATACGGCAGATACCGCTTCAAATAGAAGTGTACAGTATTTTCCTAATATGTATGAATCTGTAGGATATGAAACCTACCAAGAAGGTGATATATTTCCTGATAACGTAGAGGCTCAAAAGCCAGTTGAAGGATCGGTTTCAAGAGGATGGTTACCTTACGATTATGAGGATAATAATGAAGGTTACGCTTCCGCGAAAGCGAACTTGCAAAATCCACTTCCTTATACCGAAGAAAACCTAACTAATGGTGAAGCATTGTATAATATTTATTGTGCTATTTGTCATGGTAATAAAGGTAATGGTCAAGGTCATTTAATGAAGACGGAAAAGATCCTCGGTGTACCAAGTTATGATGCTAGAGAAATTACTCAAGGTTCTATCTATCACGTAATGTATTACGGAATCAACTACATGGGTTCTTATGCTTCACAAACTTCCGAAGAGGAGAGATGGCAAATTGCTCATCACGTGGACGCTTTGACTCGTGAACTTAAAGGTGAGCCTGCTCGTGAATATGAAACAGCACATGCTATGAATTCTAATGTAGATCACAATGACAGCATGGATCATACATCAGAAGATGACCACAACAGTGAATCACATCAAACAGATGCTGATTCTACAGAAAATGAACCAACAACAGATGGCAATTAA
- a CDS encoding SPOR domain-containing protein, with product MKHLKNLLSTTALLLIVSQGFAQETTPVNKQKIDELVSTKIAMDKTGDFKDRYTIQLFYGERDKAIATKQKYDLLDLPWKSELKWESPYHKIWVGTYRSRLEADRALIKIKEEYKDAFILKP from the coding sequence ATGAAACACTTAAAAAATTTATTATCGACAACAGCCCTCTTGTTAATTGTATCACAAGGTTTTGCACAAGAAACAACACCTGTTAATAAACAAAAAATAGACGAATTGGTCTCTACTAAAATCGCTATGGATAAGACTGGTGATTTTAAGGATAGATATACCATTCAATTATTTTATGGTGAACGAGATAAAGCAATTGCAACCAAACAAAAATATGACCTTTTAGATTTGCCTTGGAAATCTGAATTGAAGTGGGAATCTCCTTATCACAAAATATGGGTAGGTACTTATCGAAGTAGATTAGAAGCAGACAGAGCTTTAATAAAAATAAAAGAAGAGTATAAAGATGCTTTTATTTTAAAACCTTAA